In Buchananella sp. 14KM1171, the genomic stretch TGGAGCCTGCTGCTCCCACAGCTGTTGATTCTTCTCCGCCGGGGGAAGCCCCACTCCGAAGTTGTGCTGCTGCCCGCTCCAATCGATCGCGTTGAAGTGGTCGCCGGAGTTGTAGGAGTCACGGTCCAGGGACTTGGAACGCAACAGGTCCGTGCCGCCGTGCCAGAAGGCAGGTGACTGCCCAAGGGCAACGGTGGCTAGTTGCAGGTTGTTCATGCGCACACGGTCGGCACGCGAGGTGGAAACCGGCAGCTGCAAGACAGAGAGGTCATACAGTGTCTGGTTGTCGTGGGCGTCCACGTAGTTGACGCTCTCCCCTGGCTGGCTGGCATACCCGGCAGGCCCGGAACCGTAGCTGAGCTCGGCCCCGGATTTTACGCCGTCCTTGGTCTCAAAGGAGTAACTGGCCAGGTTGCCTGCCATGCCCAGGCGCACCAAGTCTGTGAGATAGCGCAGGTGCTCCACGCCCTGCTGTGGGTGGCCGTTTGGATCAGTCACCAGCCCGGTTCCAAAAGCCTGGGTGTGGCCCTCGTGGCCGTGTACCCCGTCGCGAAGGCGGTCGTTGAAGGTGGCGATGCCTGTGCCATTCAGCTGGCCCTGGGTGGCCTGGTAGAAGCGGGCGTTGTTGGCTACCTCGCCAAAGTTCCAGCCCTCGCCGTAGAGGTGGATGGTTGCTCCGTCTATTCCGTCCTTGTCTAGGGTGAGTTGACGCAGACCGGCCTGAACTGCCTCCAGGTTGGCCCGGGAGGAGTGCCCCATTAGATCGAAACGGAAGCCGGAAACCTTGTAGTCGCGTGCCCAGGTGGTGACTGCGTCCACCATTAGCTGCTCGGCCAAGGCGTTCTCCGTGGCCAGGTTCTCGCAGCAGGTGGAGTTCTCCACCTTTCCGTCAGCGTTTAGGCGGTGGTAGTAGCCCGGTACCACCTTATCCAGAACGCTTGTGCCGCCCTGCCCGGAGGATGCCGTGTGGTTGAAGACCTGATCCGCCACCACTCGCATGCCGGCATGGCCTATGGCGGCCACCATTTCACGGTATTCACGTACGCGTCCGGCGGCGCTGGGGTCGGAGGCGTAGGAGCCTTCCGGTGCGAAGTAGTGGTAGGGATCGTAGCCCCAGTTGAATCCGTCGAGGTCCTTCACGGCAGCCACTGCGGCCTGCTGCTCGGTAGAGTCCGGCGCAGCGGCAGGAATGCTAGCCACTGCCTGCTCGGAGGCAGGCTCCGGGATGGTGGCGATGTCGTTGGTGGGGAGCAAATGGATGGAGTTGACCCCGGCCTGCCCCAGTTCACGCAGATGGCGCATACCGGCGGAGTCGCTCACTGTGAAGGCCTTGTATGTGCCGCGTAGCGCAGCCGGGACGCTCTGGTCGGTGATCGAGAAGTCGCGCACGTGCAGCTCGTAGATCATCTGGTCCACCGAGCGCTTCACCTCCGGGACGCGTAGATCCTGCCACTGCGGCGGGGCGAGGGCCGGATCTGCCATGTCTAGCAGCACAGAGTGGGTTGAGGCCGTGGTTAGGCCCAACGAGTAGGGGTCGGTTACCGCGTTCGTGACTACCTTCGCCTCGCTGGGGACGTATACGTCCACCAGGTAGCGATACGCCCGGTTCTTCCACTCTCGGCTGCCCTCCACACTCCACGTTCCGCTCGCCTCGTCGCGCGTGGCGGAATATTGCGTGGGCTCGCCGGTGCCTTCGGGATTGTCCCAGAGCTGGAGGCGGACCTGCTTGGCGGTGGGTGCCCACAGGCGCAGGGTGGGCGAGGCCTGCTGGGTGCCGGGAGCGGTCCAGGTCACGCCTAGCCGGGTCTGTGCTGCAGCGGGTGCGTACAGCGCGTCGAGCGCGCCAGCAATCTGCACGCCGGTCAGAGTCAGTGGCGTCTGCCCCTGGGAAACGAGCACCGCCATGCTGCCGGTGAGCAGTTGCCCCAGCCTGGCAGCGTCTGCGTCACTGAGCGTGTAGATGGAGTATCCGCGCAGGTGCGGGTACTTGGCGAGCTGAGCGGCTGTGGGGGTGGCGCCTGCACGGGTCAATGGTAGGGACGACGCCTCGCCGTCCGCAGCGTGGGGACGCCCGCCGCGCAACTCAACCTGCGTGGTGGGGGAGACCAACAAAGCCACCTCGACCTGGGCGGGATTGTGGCCGTCGAATTGGCTGGTTGGTAGCGCCAAGGTGCGTCCGTCTACCCAGATGGCCCGGGCGGCGGTGGACTGCATGCTGCCCAGGTCGGTGAAGGTTATCTCCAGGCGGTGGGTGTCCGGGCTGTAGGTGAAGACCGGGGCCTGGCCGGCAGGAAGGGTAAAACGGTAGTTCTGCCCGCCGTCCCCGTAGTTCTCTGCCCAAGATAGGCCGTGGGCCACCTTGACCTCGTGCTCTCCGGCAGGAATCCGCTTGGAGGTGAAGTGGAATTTGCCGTCCTGCCCCGGCCACATTAGCCCTGCTAGGCAGGCCGGGGCCCAGTTTCCTTCCAGGTCCCCCTGCGTGCAGCCAAGCGCTGCACCGAAGGTACCGGGCAGGGTGACGAGCGGGAAGGGAGGAGAGGTGAAGAAGGCATGGGAGGAGTGATCGTAGATGAAGGTCACCTCCGTGGCTTGGGGCAAAGATAGGGAGACGTTTTCCCCGGTGGGCGTGCCATAGTTCTCTTCCCAAGATCCGCCCACGGCGATCTTGTATTGGTGCTCGCCTGCGGGGAGGGACAACTTGCCCACGTATAGTCCTGATTCTGGGTCTTTGCTTAGCTTCGTGTGCAGGCAGGCCGGATCCCAGTCCCCGTCCACGCCCCCGGTGCAGCCCAACTCGGAGTTGAAGGTTCCGGGAACTGTGACCAGCACTCCGGTTTGTTGCACCTGTGTCCCTGTAGTCAGGTCAACGCCCACCACGCCGTAGCCAGCAGAGGCATGCCGGTTCCCGTTGGCGTCCACAGTTACAGTTCGGTATTCCACAACGGTGCCCGCGCTAAGCGCGGAGACGTCGTGAAAGACACGCGCGTCCTGTCCGGTGTCTACCCCGAGAGGGTGCCATTGTTCCTCGCCTGCCAGCCGGTATGAGAAGGAGGTCTCAGACCACTCTAGGCCGCTCATGTCTGTGCCTACCGGAGCCAGCCCGGTCAGGCGGTGGCCTGCGAGTGTAAGACCACCTGTGACTCGGGTGGGCTGTCCGGCCGGGGCCGCGCCGACCTCGGTGAGAGGAGCATCGGCGCGATAGACGACGGCACCGAAGGGCGGCACGGTGATCTCCACCCGTCCGTCGGCATCGGAACGGACAGAGGGACCGCTAGCGCCCACCGGGGCGAAGGTGGCGTCCTTGGACAAGGCCGTGACTGAATTGGTGACAGGGGCGGCGGAGTTGTTCACAGCTACCAGGTACTCCACTTTCTCGGCGCGCTCCACCCGGGAGAAGGCGTACATGCCGGAGCCGGAACTGGACCAGCGCTCTATCTGCGCGCCGGCGCTCAAGGCTGGATGATCCTGGCGCAACTTGGCTAGGGCGGAGATATGGCGGTAGAGCTGCGCGGACTGGTCGTAACGATCGGAGCTGCCCAGTTGAGTGCCGTCCAGTAGCGGTTGTTCGGCGTACTCTGTGGTGGCGGTGGCAAACATGTCCTGGCGGGCATGCTTGTCAGTGCCGTTGCCTACTCCAACAAAGCCTTGCTCGTCTCCGTAGTAGATCACCGGTTGGCCGCGCGTGAGGTAGAGCAGGCTGTGAGCCAACTCGGCCCGTGCCATTGCGTTGTCTGATTCGCGGAGTAGGAATCCTACCCGGCCCATGTCGTGGTTGCCCAGGAAGGTCGGCAAGACGATAGCGGAGGAAGTGGGGGTGGTGTAGTAGTCGTCGTCTGCGAATAGGCGCTTGAGGGTGGCATCGCCTCCCTTGCCGCGCGCGAACTCCGTGGCTCGGTGCTGGTAGCCGAAGTCCAGTACCGCAGACATGTCCGTGCCGCGCACGTAGGCTGCCAAGAGGTGGGCCGGTCGGTCATATACCTCGCCGAAGGTGAAGAAGTCGGGGCGCCCGGCTTCGTTGGCGTGCTGATGGACCAGCTTGGTCCAATCCCGCCAGAACTCCATGTTGACGTGTTTGACCGTGTCAATGCGGAAGCCGTCCAGGCCCATGTCCACCCAAGTGTTGTAGATGTCAGCCATTCCCCGTACCACGCGGGGATGCTCGGTCATCAGGTCATCAAGGTTGCCGAAGTCCCCCAGCAGGGCGCTCTCCCCCTGACCGCTCGGGTCCATCGCCCCGCGGTTGTGGTAGAGGGTGACGTCGTTGAGCCAGTCCGGCACTAGACGAGGAGACTCTCGACGTGTAGGCCGGTGGGGGAAGGAGATGGTGGCGTCCAGAGCCGGAAAATCGGGACTCGAGGCGAGTGCTGAGATATCTATTTCCGCCCCGGTTGCGTCCCTGTAGGGGCGGGTGGCCAGGTCAATGTACTGCTCTGTGTTGTCCTCGTAGCTGATGAGGTCAGCGGTGTGGTTGACGACGATGTCAAAGTAGACCTTCATCCCACGCGAGTGGGCCTGGGCGATGAGTTCGCGCATGTCTTCGTTGCTGCCCAGGTGCGGGTCGATGCGAGTGAAGTCGGTGATCCAGTAACCGTGATACCCGGCAGAAGCCTGCTCCGCCTCGCCCTGCACAGCCTGGTTCTGGAATGAAGGGGTGAGCCAGATGGCGGTGGTGCCCAAGTTTTGGATGTAGTCAAGTTGGGCGATGATTCCGCGGAGGTCCCCACCGTGGAAGAACGCCTTGTCGGTGGGGTCGAAGCCGGTGGTCAAGCGATCGCCGGTGGCACCACCGCGGTCGTTCGTGGGGTCGCCGTTATGGAACCTGTCCGTTAGGACAAAATAGAAGCGCTGACCTGCGCCGGGGTGGGTTGCTGGGGCCTGAATGAGGGCCGAATCGGCTTCCGTTAGGGCAGGCTCCTGGTCGGGCAGACGCAGCCCGATGTGCTTGGTGGTGTAGTCGAAGGTGATGGAAATCTGTGTGGGGCCAGCTAGGCGCAGAGGAATGTTGGAGTTGGTAAAGCCCTCTTTGCCGTAGGTCTCGTTCCAGGTGCCGTCCATGGCCACCTTGAACTGGTAAGAGCCGGCTGGAAGCTGCCCCCGGAATTCGTACTGGTTGGGGTTGGTGGCAGATTGCTGCATGAGCGTGCTAGCACAGCCCGGATCCCAGTCGGATGCACAACCAAGCTGGGTCTGGAGGTCTCCAACCAGTGTGGCGGTGCGAGCAGGGGCGGCAGCAGCGGGAGTGGATGCGGTGAACAGGCCGGCCACAAGGCCGGAAGTGGCTAGCGCAATCGCGCAGAGGGTGGCCACAACACGCCGTCGTACTGAAAACATTGCAGTCCATTCTCTGAAACGTTGCAATAGATGCTACGTGAGCAAGATCGCAAAGTACAGAGTGGAAAAGTAGGCGACGTCGGCGAACACGGTTGGACCGCCGTCGGCGAGCCGGGCAGAAGCACAAGCAATCGGTAGTGGCAGAGGGAGTGAAGGCAGCGAGGGTGCCAGGTGCAGGAAACGAAGAACAAACCCCCAAACGCCAGGGCAGGCAGGAGGGCTGCCTGCCCTGGCTGACCCAGGCAAGCCAAGGGGCGAAATATTCAAGTAAGCAGAATGCAAATGTGGCGCTGCTGATACAGTCCGTAGCAGCCGCCCAAGCTCTGCTGGGCGCAGTTCGATCTGGAATGGAGCTGGTCACATGAAAACTAAGCATCCCGCGCGGTCAGTGGCGCTGTCCGCCTCATTTGGGGTCCTTCTATCCTCCATCTTCACCCTGTCCAGTCCAGCAATGGCCGACCTCGAGGCGAATCCAAACCGGGCCGCACCGGCCAGTTCCGTCGCCTCCTCCACCGTAGTGATGGCAGGAAAGGCCGCCCTGGGAGATGGCATCAATGAGGACCTGACCCTGACTGACCTGGCGGTGCGCGGGCAGGGGGGATGGATGCGCTACCGGATCCCTGCCCTGACTCAGTTAAACAACGGGGACCTGCTTGCCGTATTCGACGGCCGACCCACCATGCGTGACCTGCCCAGTAACATCACGCTACTGATGCGCCGCTCCACTGACGGCGGAAAGACTTGGCAAGGCGCCCAAGTAATCCGCCAAGAGTCGGCACCGAATGGTTTTGGGGACCCCTCTTTGCTCGTGGACCGCCAAACCGGAAAGGTCTTCGTCTTCTACGCAGCCTCCATCAACGCAGGCTTCGCCAATTCCACCACTGGAGCCGGTGCAACCGACCCGAACGTGCTGCACGCCGACTATTCCGTCAGTGAGGACAACGGGGTCTCCTGGAGCCATCACCGCATCACGGCTGACATCAAAGCCGGCAGCACGGACATGGCGGGCATGTTCGCTGCCTCGGGTGAAGGCCTCCAACTACGCCAAGGGGAAAAGGCCGGCCGCCTGATCCAGCAGTACACGGTGCGCAAGGGCGCAGGCAATTACGCTCTGTCCGTCTACTCCGATGACCACGGCGCCACTTGGCACGCCGGTGGGCTTGTGGGACCCGGGGCAGATGAGAACAAGGTGGTTGAGCTTTCCGACGGCACAGTGCTGCTGTCTTCGCGCGCTGCCCCAGCCCGCAAGATTGCCCGCTCTAACGACGCAGGACTGACCTACAGCCCCTTCGAGACTGACCCTAACCTGCCCGATCCGGGCAACAACGGCAGCATCATCCGGGCCTTCCCCGACGCCGCGCCCAACAGTCCCCAGGCGCGCATGCTACTGATGAGCAACACTGCCAACTCCAACGTACGCCGCAACCTGACAGTACGAATGTCATGCGATGACGGCCAGACCTGGCCGGTCTCCAAGGTAGTGCAGTCGGGCGCTTCGGCGTACTCCACCCTCACCGCGCTCAAGGAGGGCAGCGGAGAACGGGGTGGGAAGTACGGGCTCTTCTACGAGCGTGACGGTTACCGATACTTGTCTTACACGAGCTTTGACTTGGAGTGGCTAGGCGGTGTTTGCGCCTCCATGGGGCAGACCAGTGAGGTGACTGGAACCCAGGGGGCTCAGGTCACGGTGCCGGTAGAAATAACCAACCAGTCAGGGGCTGACCTGGCGGCCGGTCAACTGGAGGTAGTCACCCCGGGCTGGGCCGCCGCTCCCGTAAACGTTGCCCAAATCTTGGCCGGTGGCAAGGCCACCGCCAACGTCCAGCTGACCATTCCAGCTGGGGCGGACCAACGTAGACACCCGGTTACGGTTCGTTTCACCAATGCAGCCGGAAGTGCCCAGTTCAACGCGGTCGTGGAAGTAAACTCCCCCCTTCCTGCCGAGGCGGCAGCTCCCAACGTGGAGATAAGGCCCGTGCTGGATGCTATCTACCCAGGCGGAGTGGACGGCATAGTAGGCGACAAGATTCAACCCTGGGTCGAGGTGGTAAACTCCGGCAACGTAGCGGTCAACGTGGCTTTCAGCGCCCCGGCCGGTGCCGCGAACTGCAACGTCAACAACCTGGCCCCGGGGGCCACCAGCGTATGCCGAAACAACAGCCCCTCCCACGTGGTGACACAGGAAGACGTGATTGCTGGCGACTGGAGCACCACCTACACCGCCACAGCTACCGGAGGGGGAAAGAGCGTGGAGGCTAGCGCAAAATTGGTGCCGGTCAACGTACAGGATTCCGTAAGCTTCAGCACCGAGGTGGGAGTGTGGACTCCGATCAACACCACCTTCGCCACCTCATCCTTTACTCGTGTGCCATTGGTGGGGGCAATCGGTGACGAGGCGCCCCCCGGCACGCCGTTGAAGCTGACCGTACCGGCCAACTCCCGCTCTTCGGCGCAGCTGGTGGTTACGCCCCAAAAGGACGTAGCTAAGCTTCAAGTGGAGGTCTCTGCCCTGAAGCAAGCAGAGCACGACCTGGGCCAGATTGTGCAGGTGCGCTACCCGCTTTACATCCCTGACCTGAACAACCCGGGCCAGCTAGTTGCCGATCCGCTCAGCAGCGAAAACACGATTGAGGTGGGCGCCAACTACAACCAGCCGGTGTGGTTCACGGTCCGCATGCCCGAGAACGCCAAGGAGGGCACCTACCGCGCCACCGTGCAGGTGAAAGCCGATGACAAGCTTGTTGCAAGCTACCCGTTGGAAGTCACGGTCCCCAAGGCCAAATTGCGTCCAGTGGCCAAGCGCCCCTTCATCCTGGACATGTGGTTCCACCCCGACGCAGTGGCGGACTACAACGAGCTGCAGCCGTGGTCAGACGCGCACTTCGCGGCTCTGGTCCCCTACTGGAAGGAGCAGGCAGAGGCAGGTCAAGACGTCCTGGACCTGGCGGTGGTGGAGGATCCCTGGTTGGTCCAGCTCAACACTGGGACAATCCATGCTCAGACTGCCTTCCCATACCGTTCCACGGTGGAGTGGAAGTTTGATGGGACCAGCTGGTCATTCGACTACACGGTATTTGACCGTTTGGTCACCGAGGCTCGGTCCAATGGAATCGGCAAACGCATCCACGCCTTTGCGCCCCTCCAGTTCCAGTCCCGGGACCGCCTCTACTACCTGGACACCACCACCGGGAAGCACGTGTCGGTGTCCATGGGTATCACGGACCAGCGCTACCGGGCGGCGTGGGTTGCCTTCCTGCGCGACTTCAAGCGCCACCTGATTCAGCAAGGTTGGTTCGATGACACGTCGTTGGCCTTCGACGAGCAGCCGGCTGCCCGCATGGAACAGGCCTTTTCGTTCATAAAGGAGGCCGACCCCGCTTGGGAACCCAAGATCGCGCTGGCCGCAAACACTCTGGCGGAAGCCGATTTGGCTAACTTCATCTCCTTCAACTACACGTTCCTGGATCAGGTTTCTCAGGACTTGATTGAGCGACGCCGCAGGGCGGGAGAACCGACTTTGTTCTACACATGGAACGAGCCGGCCAAACCGAACACGGTGGTCAAGACCCCGCCCTTCAACGCCCGCACCATTGGTTGGGTTGTGGAGCAACGCAACTTGGACGGCTACCTGCGGTGGACCTTCAACTCATGGCCCTTAGACGTTTATAACAACCCCAGCTTCCGCTACGGGCAGGGCGATGAGTACGTGATTTATCCCGGTGAGCAGGGGCCGGTTTCTTCCATTCGGTGGGAGGTCTTCAAGGACGGCCTAGAGGATGCCGAGCTGCTGAACTTGGCGAAGGAGAAACTAGGGCAGGGCAACGCCACGCTGCGCCTTGCACTAAGCAGCGTGCGGGCGGAGGACGATGCCACGCGCACCAACTTCGACAAGCTCAACGGATTGCGCGACGCTCTGCTCGCGGCTTTGGGGGACGAGAACCTTACTTCCGTGACGGTGGGGAAGGTGCAACTCGATCGCACGGCGGTAGAGGATCCGAGCAATCCGATTACCGCCAGCGTGGAGCTGCGCAACATCACCGACCAGGAGCGCACAGTGACCGTCAATGTGGTTGGCGAACTGTTTGCGGCGGCTCCTACCACGGTAACGCTGGCCCCACTGGAGGCAAAGACCGCCCAAGTCGAATTCTCCACCCGGGGCAAGGTGGGCATCGATACCGTCCAGATCAGAGTGAGTGCGGGGCCAAGCGAGCTGTTTTCTCAGTCATTCCCGGTGGTGGCGGGTGGTTTCTACCTCTCTGACCAGACCTGGACCCAGGTGAGCAATGGGTGGGGACCGGTGGAGAAGGACCGCTCCAATGGAGAGGACCAGGCCGGTGACGGCGGCCCGTTGCGGATGGGCGGCAAGCTTTATTCCAAGGGGCTGGGGACACACGCGGCCTCCCAGGTGGACGTGACCGTGCCGGCTCACTGCAAGGAGCTGATCTTCGACTACGGCATTGATGATGTGCAGCGCAGGCCTGGTTCCGCAGCCTCCGTGGTGTTTGAGGTCAAGTCCGGTGCCACGAGCTTGTGGCGCTCTGGCTTGATGACGGCTTCGACTCCTACGGGGAGTGCCAGGGTTGCCCTCAATGGGCAGACGCAGCTTTCCCTGCTGGTGGATCCGCAGGGACGCAACGGACAAGACCACGCCGATTGGGCCGGGATGTGGGTGCGTTGTTCAGACAACGTGGAGATCCCGACCACGGCTCCGACCTCGGCTCCGACCTCGGCTCCGCCTACGACGGCTCCGCCTACGACGGCTCCGCCTACGACGGCTCCGCCTACGACGGCTCCGCCTACGACGGCTCCGCCTACGACGGCTCCGCCTACGACGGCTCCGCCTACGACGGCTCCGCCTACGACGGCTCCGCCTACGGTTCCAACTGTCCCTGCGCAAGTACGCCGTTTGAGCGGTGTCGATCGAGTCAAGACCGCTATCGAGGTCGCCCGTGCGGAAAAGTGGGGGAGAACTGCGATCCTGGCCTCTGGAAACAACTACGCAGATGCGTTGGCGGCCGGTCCGCTGGCGGCAGCCCACAACGCCCCGGTCTTGTTGACCACCGGCGCCCAACTCGAATCCGAGGTGCTCGGCGTGCTGCGAGAAAAGGGCATCACCAAGGTGATTGTCGTAGGCGGCTCCGGTTCCGTCTCTCCCGGCAAGCTGGCTGCTTTGCAGCGCGCTGGTCATGGAGTTGAGCGCGTGTTTGGTGTAGACCGTTACGACACTGCCGTGCAGGTGGCCAAAGCCACCGAGCGCGTGACCGGCTCTAAGAAGATGGTCTACGTCGTTGACGGCACCAACTTTCCTGACGGTGTGGCGGCGGGGGCCTTGGCTGGCCGTACCGGTGGGGTAGTGGTGTTCAGTGCGGGCAAGGCATTGCCGCAGGTGACCGATGGGTACTTGAACGCGGGTTTACGCGTGGTAGGAGTCGGTGCGGCGGCACACGCCCTGAGCAAGAACGGTTTCATCGCGGGCCTCACGATGGAGACTGTGGTGGGTGCCACCCGCTACGAGACGGCAGCCGATCTTGTCAGTACATATGCCCCGGCGGGTACACGAGTGGTGGTGGTTTCGGGCGCTACGTACGCTGACACCCTGGCAGGCGGGGCCCTGGCGGCTAGCCATGACGGCGTGCTGCTTCTCAGCCGCGCCTCGACGCTGCCTGCTGCGGCGAGCGCGGTGATAACTGAACGCAAGCCACGCTTCGTTGACATCGTTGGCGGTATGGCTTCGGTCAACGCCGGCGTGGAACGCGCGCTGCGCCAGTTGCTGCGCTAACTAAGCGGCGAGGGGCGGGCTTACTTCGGTGAGCCCGCCCCTTCTTTTCCGCGTGTTTCCGTACTGCCAGGCAGAGGCGAATGCCGCGCTCTCCAGGTGGGGCGGCGGTGAAGGGGCTCAGGTAAGGAAACCGGGCTACCTAGGGCAGACGCCAGTCGATCGGGGCGGCCCCTTGGGCCTGAAGGGCCGAGTTAACCCGGGAGAAGGGGCGGGAGCCAAAGAAGCCGCGTGAGGCAGAAAGTGGGCTGGGGTGGGGGGAGGCGATGATCGGGGTGCTGCCCAGCAGCGGGGCCAGGCTTTGCGCCTTGGCTCCCCACAGGACCGCCACCAGCGGGCCGCCGCGCGCTATCAGCGCCCGGATGGCAGCCTCCGTGATTGCCTCCCAGCCGCGCCCCTGGTGCGATCCGGGCTCGCCCACCCCCACACTCAGCACCCGGTTGAGCAGCAAAACGCCTTGCTCGGTCCACGGCGTGAGGTCTCCGGTGGTGGGCAGCGCCACCCCTAGGTCGTCTTGCAGCTCCCGGTAGATGTTGACCAGGCTGCGTGGTGGGGCCACACCGGGGGCG encodes the following:
- a CDS encoding uracil-DNA glycosylase, whose amino-acid sequence is MSHFPPLTQIMAPDWARALAPQEEALAALGDFLHAERAAGRPYLPAGQHILRAFSQPLRDVRVLIVGQDPYPTPGHAVGLAFSVAPGVAPPRSLVNIYRELQDDLGVALPTTGDLTPWTEQGVLLLNRVLSVGVGEPGSHQGRGWEAITEAAIRALIARGGPLVAVLWGAKAQSLAPLLGSTPIIASPHPSPLSASRGFFGSRPFSRVNSALQAQGAAPIDWRLP